The proteins below are encoded in one region of Gambusia affinis linkage group LG07, SWU_Gaff_1.0, whole genome shotgun sequence:
- the st7l gene encoding suppressor of tumorigenicity 7 protein-like, with product MEDTIGSNPPSLGFLEKLKSWLSWSWTYVCFVWFGMVLIMVYVVWSPLKLQETLTSASVFLNTLTPKFYVALTGTSSLISGLILIFEWWYFRKYGTSFIEQVSVSHLRPLLGGVESSSSTGLFSSVNGEADSRPSVSDCKVWRNPLNLFRGAEYNRYTWVTGKEPLTYYDMNLSAQDHQTFFTGDTQQLRPEDAVMQKAWRERNPQARIKAAYQAIEMNHECAAAYVLLAEEEATTITEAERLFRKALSFAGKDINLLVYIKRRLAMCARKLGRIKEAVKMMRDLMKEFPLLGMLNIHENLLEALLELQAYADVQAVLAKYDDISLPKSATICYTSALLKARAVSDKFSPEAASRRGLSTAEMNAVEAIHRAVEFNPHVPKYLLEMKSLILPPEHILKRGDSEAVAYAFFHLQHWKRAEGALNLLHCTWEGTFRIIPYPLEKGHLFYPYPGCTETADRELLPSFHEVSVYPKKELPFFILFTAGLCSFTAMLAMLTHQFPELMGVFAKAFFSTLFAPLGFFADKMENFMPSSFWHQLTRI from the exons ATGGAGGACACCATTGGCAGTAATCCCCCATCTCTCGGATTTTTAGAGAAATTGAAGTCTTGGCTCTCCTGGTCATGGACTTACGTATGCTTCGTTTGGTTTGGCATGGTGCTGATTATGGTATATGTCGTGTGGAGTCCGCTGAAACTGCAGGAAACTCTTACTTCAG CTTCAGTGTTTCTGAACACTCTCACTCCTAAATTCTACGTAGCTCTCACCGGAACTTCTTCCCTTATCTCTGGACTTATCCTT ATTTTTGAGTGGTGGTATTTTCGCAAATATGGCACGTCATTTATTGAACAAGTGTCTGTGAGCCACCTGCGTCCTCTGCTGGGTGGGGTGGAGAGCAGCTCATCGACTGGTCTTTTCTCATCAGTTAATGGAGAAGCAGATTCCAGACCCAGTGTTTCTG ATTGCAAGGTCTGGAGAAATCCTTTAAACCTTTTCAGAGGAGCAGAATACAACAG GTACACCTGGGTGACAGGGAAGGAACCTTTGACCTACTACGATATGAACCTTTCTGCTCAAGATCATCAGACCTTTTTTACAGGAGATACTCAACAGTTAAGGCCAGAAGATGCAG TGATGCAGAAGgcatggagagagagaaatccTCAAGCCAGGATCAAAGCTGCTTACCAGGCCATAGAAATGAACCATGA ATGTGCTGCTGCATACGTGCTACTAGCAGAAGAGGAAGCCACAACCATCACAGAAGCTGAACGCCTCTTTAGAAAAGCACTGAGTTTTG CTGGGAAAGATATCAATCTACTGGTTTACATTAAACGCAGACTGGCGATGTGTGCACGCAAACTGGGCCGGATTAAAGAAGCAGTAAAAATGATGAGAGAT TTAATGAAAGAATTCCCATTGTTGGGAATGCTAAATATACATGAAAATCTCTTGGAGGCACTATTGGAGCTTCAGGCATACGCTGATGTCCAAGCAGTCCTTGCAAAATATGATG atattagTTTGCCAAAATCTGCCACTATCTGCTACACATCTGCACTGCTGAAAGCACGGGCAGTTTCAGATAA gttttctccaGAAGCAGCATCAAGACGAGGGCTGAGTACAGCAGAGATGAATGCTGTGGAGGCGATACACAGAGCTGTTGAGTTCAATCCACATGTGCCAAAG TACTTGTTAGAGATGAAGAGCCTGATTCTGCCTCCAGAGCACATCTTAAAGAGGGGGGACAGTGAGGCAGTAGCATATGCTTTCTTCCACCTGCAACACTGGAAGAGAGCAGAAGGAGCCTTAAACCTGCTACACTGCACCTGGGAGGGCA CCTTCCGGATAATTCCATACCCCTTGGAAAAGGGTCACCTATTTTATCCCTACCCAGGATGCACAGAAACAGCAGATAGAGAACTGCTCCCCT ctTTTCATGAGGTGTCTGTATACCCAAAGAAAGAGCTTCCCTTCTTCATACTTTTCACAGCTGGTCTTTGCTCTTTCACTGCCATGCTGGCCATGCTCACACATCAGTTTCCTGAGCTCATGGGTGTTTTTGCCAAAGCA ttcttcAGCACACTCTTTGCACCGCTGGGCTTCTTTGcagacaaaatggaaaacttCATGCCGTCCAGTTTTTGGCACCAGCTGACTCGGATTTGA